The DNA window CAATGTGTTTTTTGCGGCAGCCGATTCAACCGGACACGGCGTTCCCGGAGCATTAGTTTCTGTGGTATGTTCAAATGCACTCAATCGCGCTTTAAAAGAGTTTAAATTAAATGAACCGGGTAAAATATTAGATAAAACACGTGAGCTTGTTTTAGAAACATTCGAAAAAAGCGAAGGTGAAGTAAAAGACGGAATGGATATTTCTTTAATTTGTGTTAATCACACGACAAAGAAAATTTCCTGGAGTGGTGCCAATAATCCACTTTGGTTCATCAATAAAAACGGATTACAGGAAATTAAAGCGACTAAACAACCGATTGGAGAAACAGAAAACCCAATGCCGTTTACTACACATCAATTAGATTACGAGGAAGGAACTATTTTCTACTTAATTACCGACGGTTTTGCTGATCAGTTTGGCGGACCAAAAGGAAAGAAATTCAAGTATAAGCAGCTACAAGAACAGTTTTTACTAAATAAGGATAAAAACCTAAATGAACAGCAAGTTATATTGGATACGTCGTTCGAATCGTGGCGCGGTGAATTAGAACAGGTGGATGATGTGACATTAATCGGATTTAAAATATAATGAGGTTTTTAATTCTTATATTTTTAGTGAGCATTGGTTTTAATTCACTGTTTGCTCAAATACCTGAACATTCTTTCATTGGATATAATGGTGAAAAGGAGATGAATATTTCCGAATACCTGGTAAAATATGAAAAAGAATTGTACGATAAATATCAAGGTAAATGTCCGAATTCCGAATGGTTAAAGGAATATGTAAATAATCTCATCGCTAATGAAATTGCTGATAACAAATGGGGAAGCAATTACACAAATTGGAAAGAGGCAACTGATTACATTAACGAAATTGTTAAGGTAACATTGAAGGAAAAATGGACCCCTAATTGTGTTGCTGTGATAAGCCGAAACCAGGAGGTTAATGCTTATATGATTGAGAATGGAAAAATCTATATTAACGTTGGTTTATTAGCCTTTGTGAACAGTGAAGCGGAATTAGCCAGTATAATCGCACATGAATATGGTCATTATATCAGTGAACATCATTATAAAGATTATATAAATACAAAAAGTGATAAGGAAAGGATTCAATCGGCGAGTCTTATACCTTTTCCCGGCTCTACAAATATTGTTAAAAAAACAACAAAGGAATACTTCCAGCGATCACAAGAAGATGAATCGGAAGCAGATGATATTGCTCTCAAAACAATATTCAGTTCGGAATACAGTTTATTGGGTAATGTTAATGTGTTTAAGGGATTTTTAGAAGAAGAGAATAAATACAAAAAGCAAGTAGGTTATAAGTCAGGGAGATATTATTATACACATCCGCCTACAAAAGAGCGCCTCAAAAAGGCGGAAGCTTATCGAAAAGATAATGAAATTATAAAAAAGAAGGAGTTTATTATAAGCGAACAACGTTTTAAAGCAATAAAGCAAAAAGCGATTGACGAATGTATATATTATCATTTGAGTGAGATGGAATTTTATCCTTCAATGGTGAAGTGCTATAAAGAACTTTTAAGTAAACCTTACGATGAATTCTACCTGTTTTATCTCATTGAATCAATTCGAAGGTATTTACATATTAATCCAGAAAAACAAAATTCAAATTTCATTACCGAGTATTATAAAGTAAGTAGTAAATCTTATGCTAAGGATAAATGGCCTAAATACTATTTGTGTGAAACCAACTGTTCAAATACAAGCGAACTTAATAACATAATTCAATTTCAACACCTGCAATTACTTTTTAATAATGATTCCACTAACTTAAATAAATTGCCGAAAAATCATTTAACCAAGCATGACACGATTGAGTTCATAACAATCAAAGAGGCTTACGACTATTTTCAAGATCAACTTAACAAAGTACAACCTAAACTTTCTGCACTTACAAAATTCTTAAATGGGATGGTTGTTTCAAATGAAACTTTACAACCGCTAAAACCATCGTTTGAAAATTTCAATGAAGTAATTAATTATTACGTTAAACCAAAGGACACAATAACTTTTACCGCAATTCCGTTAAGGATTATCTACGAAAACAATACATTTTCTTTTTTACAAAAAAAGGAGGATGTTACCGATTTTGCTACAACAGTCATGTCCAATTTCACTTCAGATTTTACTTATCCCGGCAGGGTTATTAATCTTTCTGAGCAATCATTAGATAATAAAGTGCCCCTCTTCGATTTAGGTATTAGCATCCAAAGGTTTGGTGCAAAATTTGATGAGCTTGAAAAGGCAGTTAAAAACCCAAGAAGAGAACCGATAGATATTACAAACTCGGTTAATGTTGATTTAATTTCCTTATATCCTGAGTTAAGTCCTTATCTATCAAAAAATCAATTGGAAAAATGTATTTTTTACGATATAGAAGTG is part of the Bacteroidota bacterium genome and encodes:
- a CDS encoding M48 family metallopeptidase, which translates into the protein MRFLILIFLVSIGFNSLFAQIPEHSFIGYNGEKEMNISEYLVKYEKELYDKYQGKCPNSEWLKEYVNNLIANEIADNKWGSNYTNWKEATDYINEIVKVTLKEKWTPNCVAVISRNQEVNAYMIENGKIYINVGLLAFVNSEAELASIIAHEYGHYISEHHYKDYINTKSDKERIQSASLIPFPGSTNIVKKTTKEYFQRSQEDESEADDIALKTIFSSEYSLLGNVNVFKGFLEEENKYKKQVGYKSGRYYYTHPPTKERLKKAEAYRKDNEIIKKKEFIISEQRFKAIKQKAIDECIYYHLSEMEFYPSMVKCYKELLSKPYDEFYLFYLIESIRRYLHINPEKQNSNFITEYYKVSSKSYAKDKWPKYYLCETNCSNTSELNNIIQFQHLQLLFNNDSTNLNKLPKNHLTKHDTIEFITIKEAYDYFQDQLNKVQPKLSALTKFLNGMVVSNETLQPLKPSFENFNEVINYYVKPKDTITFTAIPLRIIYENNTFSFLQKKEDVTDFATTVMSNFTSDFTYPGRVINLSEQSLDNKVPLFDLGISIQRFGAKFDELEKAVKNPRREPIDITNSVNVDLISLYPELSPYLSKNQLEKCIFYDIEVAPEHVQAQSMGIGPMMIPVGKPKKMIVIKAFYFDCAKKVIHTNYRVVKGVYADQTAAKTSALMSDVAELLSNN